The proteins below are encoded in one region of Phytoactinopolyspora mesophila:
- a CDS encoding HNH endonuclease signature motif containing protein: SSTFDGAVVLDGILGEEDGTIVNTAINALATPSGPDDQRTPSQRRADALVELCRRALANRDVPTHGGEPTHLIVITDLATLEARTGGLGELPNGSILRGDAVRRLACDARISRIITGPDSQPLDVGRSQRTATPAQRKALRLRDRGCIFPGCDRPPEWTDVHHLIPWAQGGHTDIDEMALLCRKHHTVVHEGGWTMLATGPRRFRFVDPHGVPVPADPIPRTTSTVTTLINTTQPPPRAGPTTSNDTNTNTGCGNSGPSQDHKDGTAGEHARNRQASEHAAPTGSTDAAGQETAGATSDVTVAATSHPTRLAPGEAANIAEPATSADPPTDPADRADAA, encoded by the coding sequence TCCTCCACCTTCGACGGCGCAGTCGTGCTCGACGGAATCCTCGGCGAAGAAGACGGCACCATCGTCAACACCGCCATCAACGCCCTCGCCACCCCCAGTGGCCCCGACGATCAACGCACCCCATCCCAACGCCGCGCCGACGCCCTCGTCGAACTCTGCCGCCGCGCACTCGCCAACCGCGACGTCCCCACCCACGGTGGCGAGCCCACCCACCTCATCGTCATCACCGACCTGGCCACCCTTGAAGCCCGCACCGGCGGGCTCGGCGAACTACCCAACGGATCCATCCTGCGCGGCGACGCCGTACGCCGCCTCGCCTGCGACGCCCGGATCAGCCGGATCATCACCGGCCCGGACTCCCAACCCCTCGACGTCGGCCGCTCACAACGCACCGCCACCCCCGCACAACGCAAAGCACTACGCCTACGCGACCGCGGCTGCATCTTCCCCGGCTGCGACCGCCCACCCGAATGGACCGACGTCCACCACCTCATCCCCTGGGCCCAAGGTGGGCACACCGATATCGACGAGATGGCCCTGCTCTGCCGCAAACACCACACCGTGGTACACGAGGGCGGCTGGACCATGCTGGCCACCGGGCCGCGACGGTTCCGCTTCGTCGATCCGCATGGAGTTCCTGTACCGGCCGATCCGATCCCACGCACCACCAGCACCGTCACCACCCTCATCAACACCACCCAACCCCCACCCCGAGCCGGACCCACCACCAGCAATGACACCAACACCAACACCGGCTGCGGAAACAGCGGACCAAGCCAGGACCACAAAGACGGCACGGCAGGTGAACACGCCAGAAACCGTCAGGCCAGTGAGCACGCCGCACCCACGGGCAGCACCGACGCGGCCGGCCAGGAAACCGCCGGAGCGACCAGCGATGTAACCGTTGCTGCAACGAGCCATCCAACGCGCTTGGCACCTGGCGAGGCAGCGAACATTGCTGAACCTGCGACGAGCGCGGACCCACCGACCGATCCTGCCGACAGAGCCGACGCCGCCTGA
- a CDS encoding carbohydrate ABC transporter permease, with product MTTSMVEPTAGRRVRPASARVAGMGRRRRPGTMHLPLILAAVVTAFPFYAMIVISLQPGQPIDLPGSLIPSVISYDSYREVLGSSRIMSWAFNSAVYSLASVVLVLVFASMAGYAFAKKKFFGREVIFWSFVAMLMVPYHLTLIPQFIIVSEMGGLNTLWGLTLPTLANVQAMFLMRQFIRDIPDELIEASRIDGAGEFRIYWSIILPQTKPIMATLGTFVFLWHWNDFLWPLVAQRTPDMYVLTVGLNSMQQQDTVLATTMAGAVIIFLPTLLIFIGLQRFFVRGVVMSGLK from the coding sequence ATGACGACGTCGATGGTGGAACCCACGGCCGGCCGGCGGGTGAGGCCCGCGAGCGCCCGGGTGGCGGGGATGGGCCGGCGTCGGCGGCCGGGGACAATGCATCTGCCGCTGATCCTCGCGGCCGTGGTCACCGCTTTCCCGTTCTACGCGATGATCGTGATCTCGCTGCAGCCGGGCCAGCCGATCGACCTGCCGGGTTCCCTGATCCCGTCGGTGATCTCGTACGACAGCTATCGAGAGGTGCTGGGTAGCTCGCGGATCATGAGCTGGGCGTTCAACTCCGCGGTCTATTCGCTCGCCTCCGTTGTTCTCGTGCTCGTCTTCGCATCGATGGCCGGCTATGCCTTCGCCAAGAAGAAGTTCTTCGGCAGGGAAGTCATCTTCTGGTCCTTCGTGGCGATGTTGATGGTGCCCTACCACCTGACGCTGATCCCGCAGTTCATCATCGTGTCCGAGATGGGCGGGCTGAACACGTTGTGGGGGTTGACTCTGCCGACGCTGGCCAACGTCCAGGCGATGTTCCTGATGCGCCAGTTCATCCGCGATATCCCGGACGAACTCATCGAGGCCTCACGGATCGATGGAGCCGGGGAATTCCGGATCTACTGGTCGATCATTTTGCCGCAGACGAAGCCGATCATGGCGACGCTGGGCACGTTCGTCTTCCTGTGGCACTGGAACGACTTCCTGTGGCCGCTGGTCGCGCAGCGCACACCGGACATGTACGTCCTGACGGTCGGGTTGAACAGCATGCAACAGCAGGACACGGTGCTGGCTACCACCATGGCCGGAGCTGTGATCATCTTTCTGCCGACCCTGTTGATCTTCATCGGATTGCAGCGGTTCTTCGTTCGTGGCGTGGTGATGAGCGGGCTGAAGTAG
- a CDS encoding substrate-binding domain-containing protein: MTIYAVAEACGVSASTVSRAFSRPEIVNDELRERILVTAREMGYQMNRAARGLATGRTGMVGLMVPDITNPFFPPLVRAIQQAAAQIDSSVMLVDADERASAEPELISRLKAQVDGLIIASPRAATGSLTEAVGGLPAVVINRTVPGMSAVVCDNSAALTEAGRHLQELGHRRVALIGGPAASWAARRRAAAIRAWAEKSEVELIELGSFGASYEGGREAAVAFAGSAATAAFAFDDLMACGVLAGLAEAGVPVPEARSVVGCDDVLLARTVTPNLTTVTAPVAELGRVAVDLLQQNLNGGAPEQIVLEGTLALRGTTGTPA, encoded by the coding sequence GTGACGATCTATGCGGTCGCCGAGGCGTGCGGCGTGTCGGCGTCGACGGTTTCGCGTGCGTTCAGCCGCCCGGAGATCGTCAACGACGAGTTGCGTGAGCGCATCTTGGTCACGGCGCGGGAGATGGGCTATCAGATGAACCGCGCTGCCCGGGGGCTGGCCACCGGGCGGACCGGAATGGTGGGCCTGATGGTGCCGGACATCACCAACCCGTTCTTTCCGCCGTTGGTGCGGGCCATCCAGCAAGCGGCCGCGCAGATCGACTCATCGGTGATGCTGGTCGACGCGGACGAGCGAGCCAGCGCTGAGCCGGAGCTGATCAGCCGGCTCAAAGCGCAGGTCGATGGCCTGATCATCGCCTCGCCACGGGCGGCCACGGGGTCGCTCACCGAGGCGGTGGGAGGGCTGCCGGCTGTCGTCATCAATCGCACGGTCCCGGGGATGTCCGCCGTCGTGTGTGACAACTCGGCAGCATTGACTGAAGCGGGACGTCATCTGCAAGAGCTCGGGCATCGTCGAGTGGCGCTGATCGGTGGTCCAGCCGCATCCTGGGCGGCTCGCCGGCGTGCCGCCGCGATCCGAGCATGGGCGGAGAAGTCCGAGGTCGAACTCATCGAGTTGGGCTCCTTTGGGGCGTCGTACGAAGGCGGCAGAGAGGCCGCCGTCGCGTTCGCCGGCTCGGCGGCGACAGCGGCATTCGCTTTCGACGATCTCATGGCCTGCGGCGTTCTGGCCGGCCTAGCCGAGGCCGGTGTGCCGGTGCCGGAGGCGCGCAGCGTCGTCGGCTGCGACGACGTCTTGCTCGCCCGTACGGTGACACCGAACCTGACGACAGTCACCGCACCCGTCGCGGAACTGGGCCGCGTCGCGGTGGATCTACTGCAACAGAACCTGAACGGTGGGGCGCCGGAGCAGATCGTCCTGGAGGGCACGCTGGCTCTGCGCGGCACTACGGGGACCCCTGCCTGA
- a CDS encoding 6-phosphogluconolactonase: MSVNAATDGAGEGVSLRIGDDAEDAGGAAAADATAVIREAIRTRGRARVVFASAPSQETMLSALIKDAGIDWSRLYAFHMDEYVGLEPSHPQAFGQWLARRLTPVNPGGLERIMPGSDPAAEARRYTSLLAAEPIDLTCMGIGVNGHIAFNEPGEARFDDPERVRIITLDDVSRRQQVDEGLFGSLQEVPVQAVTLTVPALMAARAIVVTVLGDHKAPAVTRALTGPVDHSCPASVLRTHPAVSVHLDPAAASQLPHTHR; encoded by the coding sequence ATGAGCGTGAACGCGGCGACAGATGGGGCTGGCGAGGGCGTCTCGCTTCGCATTGGCGACGACGCGGAGGATGCCGGCGGGGCCGCGGCCGCTGACGCCACCGCGGTGATTCGGGAGGCGATCCGGACACGCGGACGGGCTCGAGTGGTGTTCGCATCAGCACCTTCACAAGAGACGATGCTGTCGGCCCTGATCAAAGATGCTGGTATCGACTGGTCACGGCTGTATGCCTTCCACATGGACGAGTACGTGGGGCTCGAGCCCAGTCATCCACAAGCGTTCGGGCAGTGGCTCGCGCGGCGGCTGACACCGGTGAATCCAGGCGGCCTCGAGCGCATCATGCCCGGCTCCGATCCGGCAGCCGAGGCACGACGGTACACGAGCCTTCTCGCCGCTGAGCCGATCGATCTGACCTGTATGGGGATCGGCGTCAACGGGCACATCGCCTTCAACGAACCGGGCGAGGCGCGGTTCGACGATCCGGAGCGGGTCAGAATCATCACCCTTGACGACGTGTCGCGGCGCCAGCAGGTCGACGAAGGGCTCTTCGGATCGCTCCAGGAGGTCCCAGTCCAGGCTGTGACGCTGACCGTTCCAGCACTGATGGCGGCCCGGGCCATCGTCGTGACCGTGCTCGGGGACCACAAGGCGCCCGCGGTCACCCGCGCGCTGACCGGGCCAGTCGACCACAGCTGCCCGGCGAGCGTGCTGCGTACCCATCCGGCGGTGAGCGTACATCTGGACCCCGCCGCCGCGTCCCAGCTCCCCCATACCCACCGATGA
- a CDS encoding response regulator: MTTRIVIADDQEAIRGAFRMVLDAQPDMQVVGEAADGMAALEMVSRLRPDVVLADVRMPRMDGLELTRRLAGPSVAAPVRVVVVTTFDLDTYVHAALRGGACGFLLKRSGPNLLIEAVRAAVAGDTLISPQITVRLLAHMRSPAPGGGTHDTVPASALTEREVEVARLVAQGCSNAEVAAELFISPGTAKNHLANIQQKLGVRNRVGVAGWAWSSGLMSAATGE, encoded by the coding sequence ATGACCACCCGGATCGTCATCGCCGACGACCAGGAGGCTATCCGCGGCGCGTTCCGGATGGTGCTGGACGCGCAGCCGGATATGCAGGTAGTCGGCGAGGCCGCGGACGGCATGGCGGCTCTCGAGATGGTGAGCAGGCTGCGGCCCGACGTCGTGCTGGCCGATGTCCGGATGCCTCGGATGGACGGGCTCGAGCTCACCCGGCGGCTGGCGGGCCCCTCGGTCGCGGCTCCGGTGCGTGTGGTTGTGGTCACGACGTTCGACCTCGACACATATGTGCATGCCGCGTTGCGGGGTGGTGCATGCGGCTTCCTGCTCAAACGCTCCGGACCGAACCTTTTGATCGAGGCGGTTCGCGCGGCCGTGGCCGGGGATACGCTGATCAGCCCGCAGATCACCGTCCGCCTATTGGCGCACATGCGATCTCCGGCGCCGGGCGGTGGAACTCACGACACCGTGCCGGCGAGTGCGCTGACCGAGCGCGAGGTGGAGGTGGCGCGACTCGTCGCGCAAGGATGCAGCAATGCCGAAGTGGCCGCCGAGCTCTTCATCAGCCCCGGCACGGCCAAGAACCACCTCGCGAACATCCAGCAGAAGCTGGGCGTGCGCAATCGGGTCGGGGTCGCGGGCTGGGCGTGGTCGAGCGGACTGATGAGCGCCGCAACCGGCGAATAA
- a CDS encoding sensor histidine kinase: MIRSGAGAHRRIRSAGCTVLVIALLGWGVAVPWARPLATTTAVVAILMIWWPRSKSWLPWLPWLVGGAGVVSGVATLGHRVLDWPGMPPLAVAETALLCVLVGVVVRWATVRAAVVAGCLAGLAASVSVLRATGYSDADQLTVEESVYAVAFWALGPILAAAVGLYLRHLDHRRARAVAAARQAQRLELAHDLHDYVAHDVSEMIAQAQAAQVITDDGHPVQVVLRRIEAAGLRAMTSMDSTVHLLRGDGNASDRQVGVSGASPGLAELPELVERFGSAGAADVRLCLDPDLVARVPRELAGTVHRVVVEALTNVRRHAPSATTVRIVIREDGDELEVLVSNDAGGAPIPDLGRRGGVGLPGLAERVEALSGTFRAGPDGQGWRVSARLPLVATYSAGPEGGR; encoded by the coding sequence ATGATCCGGAGCGGCGCCGGCGCACACCGCCGGATCCGGTCTGCCGGCTGCACGGTACTGGTGATTGCGCTGCTCGGGTGGGGCGTCGCCGTGCCCTGGGCCCGGCCGCTGGCGACGACGACGGCCGTCGTGGCGATCCTGATGATCTGGTGGCCGCGGTCGAAGTCGTGGCTGCCGTGGCTGCCGTGGCTTGTCGGTGGCGCCGGTGTGGTGTCCGGTGTGGCGACGCTCGGCCACCGGGTGCTGGACTGGCCGGGTATGCCGCCGTTGGCGGTCGCCGAGACCGCGCTGCTGTGTGTACTGGTCGGAGTGGTCGTCCGCTGGGCAACGGTGCGGGCGGCTGTGGTCGCGGGTTGCCTGGCCGGGCTGGCGGCTTCGGTGAGCGTTCTGCGGGCCACCGGTTACTCGGACGCGGACCAATTGACCGTCGAGGAGTCGGTCTACGCGGTGGCATTCTGGGCCCTCGGTCCGATTCTCGCCGCCGCGGTCGGTCTGTACCTGCGCCATCTGGACCACCGTCGGGCGCGTGCCGTTGCTGCCGCACGGCAGGCGCAGCGGCTAGAACTCGCACACGATCTGCACGATTACGTCGCCCATGACGTCAGTGAGATGATCGCCCAGGCGCAGGCCGCCCAGGTCATCACTGACGACGGTCACCCGGTCCAGGTGGTGTTGCGCCGGATCGAGGCGGCCGGCTTGCGGGCGATGACCTCGATGGACAGCACCGTGCACCTCCTGCGCGGCGACGGGAATGCCTCCGATCGGCAGGTGGGCGTGAGCGGGGCATCGCCAGGCCTGGCCGAACTACCTGAGCTGGTTGAACGGTTCGGAAGCGCCGGCGCGGCGGATGTTCGTCTGTGCCTGGATCCGGACCTGGTCGCCCGGGTGCCGCGCGAGCTCGCGGGCACGGTCCACCGGGTGGTCGTCGAGGCGCTGACCAACGTACGCCGGCACGCGCCGTCGGCGACCACGGTGCGGATCGTCATCCGCGAGGACGGCGATGAGCTGGAGGTTCTCGTGAGCAACGACGCCGGTGGAGCACCGATCCCGGATCTGGGTCGCCGCGGCGGAGTCGGCCTGCCCGGTCTGGCCGAACGGGTCGAGGCGCTCTCCGGCACGTTTCGTGCCGGCCCGGACGGCCAGGGATGGCGGGTCTCCGCACGGCTGCCCCTGGTGGCCACCTACTCAGCTGGTCCGGAGGGGGGACGATGA
- a CDS encoding AGE family epimerase/isomerase: protein MPVRAARAQLEAVIFPFWLEHGIDHVNGGFFTCFDNRGRNLLSTDKFTWSQGRFVWLLARAARLADQNLLDADPRELSRLAEAGAAFLVEHTLRPDGTCHFVVDRTGRPTAGPAGETHSVYADCFVAMGLAELSRQTGDPQWLEIAAPVLDTASASIGAGTADTPPYPVPPGHTAFGPRMILLNTLLEYARARQELGLLTDEDRAALGAARDVMLSHRLPNGTFREMIPDRPDETTLVSRHRVPGHAIEGLWVALEAGELLGRTGIPALLASIPALCESAWDDDHGGLFRYVDHDGAAEPRGTDAGSPYEALVRRTWSTKLWWVHTEAAYTTALAAQRYGDSAAQGWFDRIWAYTLDTFPGGDEGSEWIQIRERSGKPLDEVVALPVKDPFHIARNLMQIVELGALTAHSYSAPAGT, encoded by the coding sequence ATGCCCGTCCGCGCAGCTCGTGCACAGCTTGAAGCCGTCATCTTCCCGTTCTGGCTGGAACACGGCATCGACCACGTCAACGGCGGGTTCTTCACCTGTTTCGACAACCGCGGCCGCAACTTGCTCTCGACCGACAAGTTCACCTGGTCGCAAGGGCGATTCGTGTGGCTGCTGGCCCGCGCCGCGAGGCTGGCCGACCAGAATCTCCTCGACGCGGATCCACGCGAACTGTCCCGGCTCGCCGAAGCCGGCGCCGCCTTCCTCGTGGAACACACCCTCCGACCCGACGGCACGTGCCACTTCGTCGTGGACCGTACCGGCCGCCCAACAGCCGGGCCTGCCGGGGAGACTCACAGTGTCTACGCGGATTGCTTCGTCGCGATGGGGCTGGCCGAGCTTTCGAGACAGACCGGCGACCCGCAGTGGCTCGAGATCGCAGCACCAGTCTTGGACACGGCATCAGCCAGCATCGGCGCCGGAACCGCCGACACTCCTCCGTACCCGGTCCCCCCAGGGCATACCGCGTTCGGCCCGCGGATGATCCTGCTCAACACCCTGCTCGAATACGCCCGCGCCCGCCAGGAGCTCGGCCTGCTCACCGACGAAGACCGCGCCGCTCTGGGTGCGGCTCGCGATGTGATGCTGAGCCACCGGCTGCCCAACGGCACGTTCCGCGAGATGATCCCGGATCGTCCGGACGAGACCACGCTGGTCTCCCGCCACCGTGTTCCCGGTCACGCCATCGAAGGGTTGTGGGTCGCACTCGAGGCCGGCGAATTGCTCGGCCGCACCGGCATTCCAGCGCTGCTTGCCAGCATCCCAGCCCTCTGTGAGTCGGCGTGGGACGACGATCACGGCGGTCTGTTCCGGTACGTGGACCACGACGGCGCGGCCGAACCGCGCGGCACCGACGCCGGATCTCCCTACGAGGCACTCGTCCGCCGCACCTGGAGCACCAAGCTCTGGTGGGTGCACACCGAAGCCGCATACACCACCGCATTAGCGGCGCAGCGGTACGGCGACTCAGCCGCGCAGGGCTGGTTCGACCGGATCTGGGCCTACACGCTCGACACGTTCCCGGGCGGCGATGAGGGCTCCGAGTGGATTCAGATCCGCGAACGTTCGGGGAAGCCCCTCGACGAGGTGGTCGCGCTCCCCGTCAAGGATCCGTTCCATATCGCCCGCAACCTGATGCAGATCGTCGAACTCGGCGCCCTCACCGCACACTCTTACTCGGCCCCTGCGGGTACGTAA
- a CDS encoding ABC transporter ATP-binding protein, with amino-acid sequence MGFIMNGLDVEDYDRTYDDRELLRRVLRYFRPKFAAMALVAVMIVLHSLTQTAMPLLISWGVDRIEAGTVADIGWILTAGILAAGVLGWVFNFFRQWYSAKVTGDVVLDLREDAFDAVLDRDMSFYDEHATGKIVSRVTSDTDDFATVVNLTMNLLSQVLLVGFITGLLFLRNVELALLTLLVSPIVIGLALLFRRVARRNTLRAQRSLARVNANLQETMGGISVAKNFRQEHTVYSEFRPINQQSYAVTLRQGFVFSGIFPLLFLVAGLATVVLVQVGGTAVIGGSLSAGDWYLFLQAVALFWFPLTSIAAFWSQFQQGMAASERVFALIDATPRVVQEDSQPVGRLAGHIEFRNLTFGYEPARPVLREFNLVIEAGETVALVGHTGAGKSTLSKLITRFYEFSGGRLLVDGRDIRSLDIGEYRQQIGAVPQQPFLFSGTVADNIRYPRPESTDAEVLTAASQVAGGEWLEALPDGLATDVGEFGRALSMGQRQLVALARLLVQDPAIVVLDEATASVDPLTEAQISEGLDVVLAGRTSIVIAHRLSTIEHVDRIIVLDHGRIMEEGDHATLLRAGGRYCEVYNTYFRHQSPNYQPGSGFVPAAP; translated from the coding sequence ATGGGCTTCATCATGAACGGCCTCGATGTCGAGGACTACGACCGCACGTATGACGACCGGGAGCTGCTGCGGCGGGTACTGCGTTACTTCCGGCCGAAGTTCGCCGCCATGGCCCTGGTGGCGGTCATGATCGTGCTGCACTCACTGACCCAGACCGCCATGCCGCTGCTGATCAGCTGGGGCGTCGACCGGATCGAGGCAGGGACGGTCGCCGACATCGGCTGGATACTGACTGCTGGCATCCTGGCGGCGGGTGTGCTCGGTTGGGTGTTCAACTTCTTCCGCCAGTGGTACAGCGCCAAGGTCACCGGAGACGTCGTGCTCGATCTGCGTGAGGATGCCTTCGACGCGGTGCTCGACCGCGACATGTCGTTCTATGACGAGCATGCCACCGGCAAGATCGTCAGCCGGGTCACCTCCGACACCGACGATTTCGCCACCGTGGTCAACCTCACCATGAACCTGCTCAGTCAGGTATTGCTGGTTGGGTTCATCACCGGATTGTTGTTCCTGCGCAACGTGGAATTGGCGTTGCTCACTCTGCTCGTGTCGCCGATCGTGATAGGGCTGGCGCTGTTGTTCCGGCGCGTCGCCCGTCGCAATACGCTGCGTGCCCAGCGTTCGCTGGCCAGGGTCAATGCGAACCTACAGGAGACCATGGGCGGAATCTCGGTGGCCAAGAACTTCCGGCAGGAGCACACGGTCTATTCGGAGTTCCGCCCGATCAACCAGCAGAGTTACGCCGTCACCCTGCGGCAGGGCTTTGTCTTCTCCGGCATCTTTCCGCTGTTGTTCCTGGTCGCCGGGTTGGCGACCGTCGTGCTGGTCCAGGTGGGTGGCACGGCGGTGATCGGTGGCTCGCTCAGTGCCGGAGACTGGTATCTCTTCTTGCAGGCCGTTGCCCTGTTTTGGTTCCCGCTGACGTCCATCGCGGCGTTCTGGTCGCAGTTCCAGCAGGGTATGGCTGCTTCCGAACGGGTATTTGCCCTGATCGATGCCACACCGCGGGTGGTTCAGGAAGATTCACAGCCGGTGGGCCGGTTGGCCGGGCACATCGAGTTCCGCAATCTGACCTTCGGGTACGAGCCCGCCCGGCCGGTCTTGAGAGAGTTCAACCTCGTCATCGAAGCCGGTGAGACCGTCGCGCTCGTCGGGCACACCGGCGCGGGCAAATCAACGTTGTCGAAGCTGATCACCCGCTTTTACGAGTTCTCCGGAGGCCGGTTGCTGGTCGACGGGCGAGACATCCGCAGCCTCGACATCGGGGAGTACCGCCAGCAGATCGGTGCGGTGCCCCAGCAGCCGTTCTTGTTCAGTGGCACGGTCGCGGACAACATCCGGTACCCGCGCCCGGAATCCACTGACGCGGAGGTACTCACCGCTGCCAGCCAGGTCGCGGGTGGCGAATGGCTCGAAGCGTTGCCGGACGGGCTGGCCACCGACGTCGGCGAGTTCGGCCGTGCCTTGTCGATGGGGCAAAGACAGTTGGTGGCGCTGGCGCGGCTGCTGGTTCAGGACCCCGCCATCGTCGTCCTTGACGAAGCCACGGCCAGCGTTGACCCGCTGACGGAGGCTCAGATCTCCGAAGGTCTCGACGTGGTGCTAGCCGGCCGCACGTCCATCGTCATCGCGCATCGGCTGTCCACCATCGAACACGTGGATCGGATCATTGTGCTCGACCACGGCCGCATCATGGAGGAAGGCGACCACGCGACGCTGCTGCGGGCCGGCGGCCGATACTGCGAGGTTTACAACACGTACTTCCGGCACCAGTCACCTAACTATCAGCCGGGCTCTGGTTTCGTCCCCGCCGCCCCATGA
- a CDS encoding ABC transporter ATP-binding protein: MSLLNSEFTVDGAHRFDRRGPVRWVWSHMRRQPFYLLGFVGGSAVMVALNSMIPTLTGRAFDAVLGGDGDAARALMMVSVALLLVVAGRGILDLGARLSGEVLAKRLERDARDELYVSLLGKSQTFHNRQRVGDLMARAANDIRQLSNMVTPGLDLIVDSGLQGLIPLIFIATIDPRLLLVPVLFVVAFVLALWHYMRQLSPVSTTMREQFGDLNAGLNEAVRGIEVIKVTAQEAQERQRFERNARRYRDSFVRNGLIQARYLPTLILAVAMAGALWHALTLYGAGDLSLGDVIAFMGLMGLLGFPTFISIFAYSLVQIGLVSARRILRIMNSESELDHNPAGREARVRGEIVFENVTFGYGDAEPVLRDVTFTARPGETVAVVGETGAGKSTLTKLVPRIYNVNSGRVLVDGVDVQDWNLDSLRSQISTIEQDIVLFSRSVAENIAFSLGQQVDRDAVVQAARDAQAEEFISELDDGYETVIGERGVTLSGGQRQRLAIARALLTDPAILILDDSTSAIDSATEDLIQQAIKRILAGRTTLLITHRLAQIRWADKVLLLRRGELVDFGTHDELLQRSSLYRRIFAHYDEVDVAPGSQVASVPEEPEEGAVV; encoded by the coding sequence GTGTCTTTGCTGAACTCTGAGTTCACCGTCGACGGCGCGCACCGGTTCGACCGCAGAGGCCCGGTCCGGTGGGTGTGGTCCCACATGCGCCGTCAGCCGTTTTACCTGCTCGGGTTCGTCGGCGGTTCGGCGGTGATGGTCGCGCTGAATTCGATGATTCCGACTCTCACGGGCCGGGCCTTTGACGCCGTGCTGGGCGGCGACGGCGACGCTGCGCGCGCGTTGATGATGGTGTCGGTCGCGCTCCTACTGGTGGTGGCCGGGCGGGGAATCCTCGACCTGGGAGCCCGGCTCAGCGGAGAAGTACTGGCCAAGCGCCTGGAACGCGATGCCCGGGACGAGCTGTATGTCAGCCTGCTCGGCAAGAGCCAGACCTTCCACAACCGGCAGCGGGTCGGAGACCTGATGGCCCGCGCGGCCAACGACATCCGGCAGCTGTCCAACATGGTCACCCCCGGCCTCGACCTGATCGTGGACTCGGGGCTGCAAGGGCTTATTCCCTTGATCTTCATCGCCACCATCGACCCGCGTCTGCTGCTGGTGCCGGTGCTGTTCGTGGTGGCGTTCGTTCTCGCGCTGTGGCACTACATGCGCCAGCTCAGCCCGGTCTCCACCACGATGCGGGAGCAGTTCGGCGACCTGAACGCCGGCCTGAACGAGGCCGTGCGGGGCATCGAAGTCATCAAGGTCACCGCGCAGGAAGCACAGGAACGGCAGCGGTTCGAGCGCAATGCGCGGCGCTACCGCGACTCGTTCGTGCGCAACGGCCTGATCCAGGCGCGCTACCTGCCCACGCTCATCCTGGCCGTGGCGATGGCGGGAGCGCTGTGGCACGCGCTGACGCTCTACGGCGCTGGCGACCTGTCTTTGGGCGACGTGATCGCCTTCATGGGTCTGATGGGTTTGCTTGGCTTTCCCACTTTCATCTCGATCTTCGCGTATTCGCTGGTGCAGATCGGTCTTGTGTCCGCCCGCCGGATTCTGAGGATCATGAACAGCGAGAGCGAGCTCGACCACAATCCGGCCGGGCGCGAGGCGCGAGTCCGCGGTGAGATCGTCTTCGAGAACGTGACCTTCGGTTACGGTGACGCCGAGCCGGTACTGCGCGACGTCACATTCACCGCGCGCCCCGGCGAGACCGTGGCCGTGGTCGGGGAGACCGGCGCCGGCAAGAGCACACTCACCAAGCTGGTACCGCGTATCTACAACGTGAACTCCGGCCGGGTCCTGGTTGACGGCGTGGATGTGCAGGATTGGAACCTCGACTCGCTCCGGTCGCAGATATCAACCATCGAACAGGACATCGTGTTGTTCTCCCGTTCGGTGGCGGAGAACATCGCGTTCAGTCTCGGCCAGCAGGTGGACCGTGATGCCGTCGTCCAAGCCGCCCGAGATGCCCAGGCCGAGGAGTTCATCTCCGAGCTGGACGACGGCTACGAGACGGTGATCGGCGAGCGTGGCGTCACACTGTCCGGCGGACAACGGCAGCGGCTGGCCATCGCGCGGGCGTTGCTCACCGACCCGGCCATCCTGATTCTGGACGATTCGACCAGCGCCATCGACTCCGCCACCGAAGACCTGATCCAGCAGGCCATCAAGCGGATCCTGGCGGGGCGCACCACCTTGCTCATCACCCACCGGCTGGCGCAGATCCGCTGGGCGGACAAGGTGCTGCTACTCCGCCGTGGAGAGCTCGTCGACTTCGGCACCCACGACGAGCTCCTCCAGCGCAGTTCGCTCTACCGGCGAATCTTCGCGCATTACGACGAGGTCGACGTCGCACCGGGCAGCCAGGTGGCGTCTGTCCCGGAAGAACCGGAAGAAGGGGCGGTCGTCTGA